A genomic region of Gemmatimonadales bacterium contains the following coding sequences:
- a CDS encoding diacylglycerol kinase family lipid kinase, whose amino-acid sequence MARALLIANPVAARTNPDVADTVRRVFEAAGWSIDLRQTSVAEDTRRFAKEAVAGGVDVVAVFGGDGTTMQAASALVGTDVALGLVPGGTGNVLAGNLRLPLGPVQAAELILRGRPRRIDLGLLENAVGQRYFGVACGAGADARVMGGTGTEEKRRLGIGGYFNSLFRVMPEIRSRQFAVTVDGRVIERDAALVMVLNCGEVIPPLVRVHRETALDDGLFDVLIIDADTPWEAARSLVRALANVALDAGETPYLTYARGRQVRVEAHPAEPAQFDGDLYGETPFTATVVPGAIRVLV is encoded by the coding sequence ATGGCTCGAGCGTTGTTGATTGCCAATCCGGTGGCGGCGCGGACCAATCCGGACGTGGCCGACACGGTACGGCGTGTCTTTGAAGCGGCGGGGTGGTCGATCGACTTGCGTCAAACTTCCGTTGCCGAGGATACCCGACGGTTCGCCAAGGAGGCGGTTGCCGGCGGGGTCGACGTTGTGGCCGTCTTCGGCGGCGATGGCACCACGATGCAGGCGGCGTCGGCGCTGGTTGGTACGGACGTGGCGCTCGGGCTGGTTCCCGGCGGTACCGGAAACGTGCTGGCGGGCAACCTGAGGTTGCCGCTTGGCCCGGTTCAGGCTGCTGAGCTGATTCTCCGCGGGCGCCCCAGGCGGATCGATCTCGGCTTGCTGGAGAATGCGGTCGGACAGCGGTATTTCGGGGTCGCTTGCGGGGCCGGCGCCGATGCGCGGGTCATGGGCGGGACAGGGACAGAGGAGAAGCGCCGCCTGGGCATCGGCGGGTACTTCAACTCGTTGTTTCGCGTCATGCCCGAGATTCGCTCGCGCCAGTTTGCCGTAACGGTCGATGGACGAGTCATCGAACGCGATGCGGCACTGGTCATGGTACTCAATTGTGGCGAGGTGATTCCGCCCCTCGTTCGGGTCCACCGCGAGACGGCGCTCGACGACGGATTGTTCGACGTCCTGATCATCGATGCCGATACTCCGTGGGAAGCCGCGCGGAGCCTGGTTCGGGCGCTGGCCAATGTCGCCCTGGACGCCGGTGAGACGCCATACTTGACCTATGCGCGGGGCCGGCAGGTGCGGGTCGAGGCTCACCCCGCCGAACCGGCGCAGTTCGATGGTGATCTGTACGGTGAAACGCCCTTTACGGCGACGGTGGTGCCGGGGGCGATCCGGGTGCTGGTGTAG
- a CDS encoding translocation/assembly module TamB has translation MLRSLVRTVFVFAVSVLAAVLGTGAALTTLAPGRALLARVLTEESARLVEGSIRIGGIRGNFLGDLTLDSVVIRDTAGALLVDASKIEVGYRLGDFLARRFVFRDARVSDARLEIVQHRGGRLNYEEIFGLGLPSTDTVKRTKPLVLIEDLALDRAHVTIRLPWNPDGRLRTAAQRDSALAAERAKPGRRIELAERPGNALMIERTLRGLTARFRLLAISSPDNAPFSMAIDSLTASISDPEITVRDLKATLTQGRDSLLFEVERAALPNTIVRGGGRIDWPRDTILYNFRLEAPTLDLVDLRWISPNFPALRGRGQVTATSPAGSRSVYDVRDLDVAGDGSRVRGRMVAMVDVYRGLGFRDLTLDLQSLDLEAVRPFLDTLPLAGRLSGPLQATGFFDAMTISADWLFQDSRVPDGGSNRLTIEGELSMGGAEGMVFQQTRIPYADLDLRTIRLVTPAVALDGRLRLAGSLDGPWQNVTYQGRVEHVDGTKPRSVLGGRARLDTRTETLGLDADLTVDTLAFDGIRGSFPTLTLQGMVAGSLRMLGYLDSLWVEGGLAGGIGAYQFIGRTSLEPPRFGADGLRVSFDRANLAMLTPTGPTTSLAGQAVLTGVIDSAVAPDAVIDLALRRSSVRSFILDSAWARLAIRDSLITVDTAGVVWPGGGAYLAGTFGWSEPHRGSLKGTIAALNLAPFDSLAAELAGLRRSDLIEEDLMSGRARGTFSLDGSLEAWNALAEIRLDSAAWLRNQVRLGTVKLEAAGAAPDSLVFGLTISADTLAHGKLRFADLEAGLLGTPADFGWNIRGASGTAARVAARGQWRVGADSVRILQVDSLAVGLLGRQWQLQRSAQFTVDSVMEADTVLIATDDGSGSIRMEGVLPGRSEGRVRLQASGISLRDLYALAQRDTAGIGGSLGVDLRAAGTLESPTFRGSATLTGPVVGQVKAPLVRAVFNYDSRLLQSNLSFWRTGRPILDVDARLPLDLSMGDVTRRQIPGELVIRGQADSVDLAVIEALTQNLRGVVGTLALDAQVEGSWEAPRLSGQVTVADAAVYVPGLGVSYGPMFGRIRLAGDSVIADSAVIRSDIGEARIGGAVRLERLTTPVLGLTLSARDFLLIDVPEYLTFRATGDVALDGPLVRPVLSGSVRATNSVVYFADLLSKNVINLEDPANLDLVDTTALRAEGLGAQFQSRFLDSLTIRDLNVRVAQDVWLRSSEANVQLEGQVSVNKERRRAGRSEFRVSGELTVPRGTYTFKPGLGVARTFTVEQGTVRYFNTPDMNASLDLTARYVVRTVSSTTAGTADYPIIARITGTLLAPNLQLTSEPGRQQFPERELVSLLVFGTVSSGVRGAFDDQGRVVAALASKVLTSELERSLISSKDSPFDLVEISPGFAQGNTALATGGSVTRLSLGRQLTRRLFATLSLGGCVVEGLQVELNRRYLGASLEYRLHPTMKVQVAAEPVQSCLSQVASSLIRPSRYQFGADIKWDREY, from the coding sequence ATGCTCCGCAGCCTGGTGCGCACCGTCTTCGTGTTTGCCGTTTCGGTACTGGCGGCCGTGCTTGGCACGGGTGCGGCGCTCACGACGCTGGCGCCCGGCCGGGCCTTATTGGCGCGGGTGCTCACCGAGGAGTCGGCCCGGCTGGTCGAGGGTTCGATCCGGATCGGAGGGATTCGAGGCAACTTCCTGGGCGACCTGACTCTCGATTCGGTGGTGATCCGTGACACGGCTGGCGCACTGCTGGTCGATGCCTCCAAGATCGAGGTTGGTTACCGGCTCGGGGACTTTCTGGCTCGACGTTTCGTCTTTCGCGATGCCCGCGTCAGCGATGCCCGGCTCGAGATCGTCCAGCATCGTGGGGGGCGGCTCAACTACGAAGAGATATTCGGTCTCGGTTTGCCCTCGACCGACACCGTCAAGCGGACCAAGCCGCTGGTCCTGATCGAGGATCTGGCGCTCGATCGCGCTCACGTGACGATCCGGCTGCCCTGGAACCCCGATGGCCGGCTGCGGACCGCCGCTCAGAGAGACTCCGCGCTCGCCGCTGAGCGAGCCAAGCCGGGCCGCCGGATCGAGCTTGCGGAACGTCCCGGCAATGCGTTGATGATCGAGCGCACGTTGCGAGGGCTGACCGCACGCTTCCGGCTGCTGGCCATCTCGTCACCCGACAACGCGCCGTTCTCGATGGCCATCGATTCGCTGACGGCGTCGATCAGCGATCCGGAAATTACCGTTCGCGACCTCAAGGCTACCCTGACACAAGGCAGAGACAGTCTGCTCTTTGAGGTCGAGCGGGCCGCGCTGCCCAATACGATCGTGCGGGGCGGCGGCCGGATCGATTGGCCGCGCGATACCATCCTCTACAACTTCCGCCTCGAGGCGCCGACACTCGACCTGGTCGACCTGCGGTGGATCTCACCCAACTTCCCGGCGCTGCGCGGGCGGGGACAGGTGACGGCGACGTCACCGGCCGGGAGCCGTTCCGTGTACGACGTGCGGGATCTCGATGTCGCGGGTGACGGCAGCCGGGTCCGCGGCCGGATGGTGGCAATGGTGGACGTTTATCGGGGGCTCGGCTTCCGAGATCTGACGCTCGACCTTCAATCGCTCGACCTGGAGGCGGTGCGACCGTTCCTCGACACGCTCCCCCTGGCTGGTCGATTGTCCGGCCCGCTGCAGGCCACCGGTTTCTTCGATGCCATGACGATCAGCGCGGACTGGCTCTTTCAGGACAGCAGGGTGCCGGACGGGGGAAGCAACCGCCTCACCATCGAAGGCGAGCTGTCCATGGGAGGCGCCGAGGGCATGGTCTTTCAGCAGACGCGGATTCCGTATGCGGACCTCGATTTGCGGACCATTCGCCTGGTCACTCCGGCGGTTGCGCTCGACGGGCGCCTGCGTCTGGCGGGCAGCCTCGACGGCCCCTGGCAGAACGTTACCTATCAGGGGCGGGTCGAGCACGTGGACGGGACCAAACCGCGCAGCGTGCTCGGTGGCCGGGCGCGTCTGGATACTCGAACCGAGACGCTGGGGCTCGATGCGGACCTGACGGTCGACACCCTGGCCTTCGACGGCATCCGGGGCAGTTTCCCGACGCTGACCCTGCAGGGCATGGTGGCCGGCTCCCTCAGGATGCTGGGCTATCTCGACTCGCTCTGGGTCGAAGGTGGTCTGGCCGGCGGAATCGGTGCGTATCAGTTCATCGGGCGTACCAGCCTGGAGCCGCCGCGTTTCGGTGCGGATGGTCTCCGAGTCAGCTTCGACCGGGCCAACCTCGCGATGCTGACGCCGACCGGGCCGACCACCAGTCTGGCCGGACAGGCGGTGCTGACCGGCGTGATCGATTCGGCGGTGGCCCCGGACGCCGTGATCGATCTGGCGCTGCGTCGCAGCTCGGTGCGCAGCTTCATTCTCGACTCCGCTTGGGCTCGTCTCGCGATCCGTGACAGCCTCATCACGGTTGACACGGCTGGCGTGGTCTGGCCCGGTGGTGGTGCCTACCTGGCGGGTACCTTCGGTTGGTCCGAGCCGCATCGGGGCAGCCTCAAAGGCACGATTGCGGCGCTCAATCTCGCGCCGTTCGACAGTCTCGCGGCCGAACTGGCCGGTTTGCGTCGGAGCGATCTGATCGAGGAAGACCTGATGAGCGGTCGGGCTCGGGGAACGTTCTCGCTCGACGGCTCGCTCGAGGCTTGGAATGCTCTCGCCGAGATCCGTCTTGATTCCGCTGCCTGGCTGCGCAACCAGGTGCGGCTCGGGACCGTCAAGCTCGAAGCCGCGGGGGCGGCCCCGGACAGCCTGGTCTTCGGGCTCACCATCTCGGCCGACACGCTGGCGCATGGCAAGCTCCGTTTCGCCGACCTGGAGGCTGGGTTGCTGGGCACACCGGCCGACTTTGGCTGGAACATTCGCGGGGCGAGCGGAACGGCGGCCCGGGTTGCAGCGCGGGGACAGTGGCGGGTAGGGGCGGACAGCGTACGGATCCTGCAGGTCGATTCACTGGCCGTCGGACTGCTTGGCCGGCAGTGGCAGCTGCAGCGGTCAGCCCAGTTTACCGTCGACAGCGTGATGGAAGCCGATACCGTGCTGATTGCCACGGATGACGGCTCGGGTTCGATCCGAATGGAAGGTGTTCTACCGGGCCGAAGCGAAGGGCGGGTCCGATTGCAGGCATCCGGGATTTCGCTGCGTGACCTCTACGCCCTGGCCCAGCGTGACACGGCAGGGATCGGCGGCTCGCTCGGCGTCGACCTCCGCGCTGCGGGCACGCTCGAGTCGCCTACCTTCCGGGGGTCAGCTACGCTGACCGGACCGGTCGTGGGGCAGGTCAAAGCTCCGCTGGTGCGGGCCGTCTTCAACTATGACAGTCGCCTGCTGCAGAGCAATCTGAGTTTCTGGCGGACCGGGCGTCCGATTCTGGACGTCGACGCGCGGCTGCCTCTGGACCTTTCGATGGGTGACGTCACGCGCCGCCAGATTCCAGGTGAACTCGTCATCCGGGGTCAGGCAGACAGCGTCGACCTCGCGGTGATCGAAGCACTGACCCAGAATCTTCGAGGCGTGGTCGGTACGCTTGCGCTCGATGCGCAGGTTGAGGGTTCCTGGGAAGCTCCCCGTTTGAGCGGACAGGTAACCGTCGCAGACGCGGCCGTCTATGTTCCCGGGCTGGGCGTCAGTTACGGGCCGATGTTCGGGCGAATCCGTCTGGCAGGCGACTCGGTCATCGCGGACTCGGCCGTGATCCGCAGCGATATCGGTGAGGCCCGGATCGGGGGCGCCGTTCGGCTCGAGCGGCTGACCACGCCGGTACTCGGCCTCACGCTATCCGCCCGGGATTTCCTGCTGATCGACGTGCCCGAGTATCTGACCTTCCGGGCGACTGGTGACGTTGCGCTCGATGGGCCGTTGGTTCGGCCGGTCCTGAGTGGCAGCGTCCGCGCGACCAACAGTGTGGTCTACTTTGCCGACCTGTTGTCGAAGAACGTGATCAACCTCGAGGACCCGGCCAACCTCGATCTCGTCGACACGACGGCGCTTCGGGCCGAGGGTCTGGGAGCTCAGTTCCAGAGCCGTTTTCTCGACTCGCTCACGATTCGTGATTTGAACGTCCGGGTAGCCCAGGATGTCTGGCTTCGTTCGAGCGAAGCCAACGTACAGCTCGAAGGGCAGGTCTCCGTCAACAAGGAGCGTCGGCGCGCGGGCCGGAGCGAGTTTCGCGTCAGTGGCGAACTGACGGTTCCGCGCGGGACCTATACCTTCAAGCCCGGGCTTGGGGTAGCCCGGACGTTCACAGTCGAGCAGGGCACCGTCCGGTACTTCAACACGCCAGACATGAACGCCAGCCTCGATCTGACTGCTCGCTATGTGGTGCGAACGGTGTCATCGACGACGGCCGGGACCGCCGATTACCCGATCATTGCCCGGATTACGGGAACGCTGCTCGCGCCCAACCTGCAGCTGACGAGTGAGCCTGGTCGGCAGCAGTTTCCGGAGCGCGAGCTGGTATCGCTGCTCGTCTTTGGCACGGTATCGAGTGGTGTACGCGGCGCGTTCGATGATCAGGGTCGCGTCGTTGCGGCGCTGGCCAGCAAGGTCCTGACTTCGGAGCTCGAACGCTCGCTGATTTCTTCCAAAGATTCGCCCTTCGATCTGGTCGAGATCAGCCCGGGCTTTGCTCAGGGTAACACGGCGCTTGCCACGGGCGGCTCGGTGACGCGACTATCGCTCGGTCGGCAGCTGACCCGGCGCTTGTTCGCGACACTGAGCCTTGGGGGATGTGTGGTCGAGGGCCTCCAGGTCGAACTCAACCGGCGCTATCTTGGCGCCAGCCTCGAATATCGACTCCACCCGACGATGAAGGTCCAGGTCGCTGCGGAACCGGTGCAGTCTTGCCTGAGTCAGGTGGCGTCCAGCTTGATCCGGCCGAGTCGGTATCAGTTCGGCGCGGACATCAAATGGGATCGGGAGTACTAG
- a CDS encoding BamA/TamA family outer membrane protein, with product MLRILAVPGLRRIGRGLALALVLGFAAVDLDAQDQGLVIRHLAFKGNRSLDAVTLEAAIATTNSSFFVRYSMVSWLGLGERRRLNERELRVDLARLRLLYQLNGFMDVQIDTSIVRTETDAYITFLITEGEPVRVRSLTISGLDSLPDRPRIVRDLPLQVGMPYDRYVRLEATADTIQSRLWDRGYPSATVLLGRRDLDREARIVDIELVADPGAPAVFGPIRIEGTESVDSSFVRSLLAARPGRTFRYADIYRSQLNLYQSGLFRFATVDIDTTRFTMGDPAVPLTIQVQEGPHFRVRSGLGIATNDCFRANAGWTARNVGGRGRQLDFNGSVSKLGVALDPLASTVCSGLEADTIGSSRVNYALSASIRRPAFLSPSNAITGTVFGERRSEYRIYLRDEIGTSVTFTRESQRGVPFSLTYRLAYGSTQATAVSFCAFFLACRQDDIAQLRERRLAASLIGTVSRQRVNNPLDPTRGSFYSLEATVSSPLVGSSRLSEFTRLVGEASWYTPLGREVVLAAHVKAGAAVSPRLRLGAGEGSFIPPDQRFYAGGANDVRGYDRNELGPVVYVTSAGNLNEDGSVIDADSVQVAPIGGNTLAVGNLELRLPSPLLGGRLRWALFVDAGSVWERGGSLASGAAFRVTPGIGIRFGTPLGPMRADIAYTNAPYAAGGLYSLLDEELTLVRSDYRKPRTGKFNLQVSVGQAF from the coding sequence ATGTTGCGGATTTTGGCAGTTCCGGGTTTGCGCCGGATCGGCCGGGGTCTGGCGCTCGCCCTGGTGCTGGGATTTGCAGCGGTCGACCTCGATGCGCAGGATCAAGGATTGGTGATTCGGCATCTCGCGTTCAAGGGCAATCGATCGCTCGATGCGGTGACGCTCGAGGCCGCGATCGCCACGACCAATTCGAGTTTCTTTGTTCGCTACTCGATGGTCAGCTGGCTAGGCTTGGGCGAGCGCCGTCGTCTCAATGAGCGGGAACTGCGTGTCGACCTGGCTCGCTTGCGCCTGCTGTACCAGCTCAACGGGTTCATGGATGTGCAGATCGATACCTCGATCGTCCGCACGGAAACGGATGCGTACATCACCTTCCTGATCACGGAAGGTGAGCCGGTACGGGTTCGATCGCTGACGATCTCGGGACTGGACTCACTGCCGGATCGGCCCCGGATCGTACGCGATCTGCCGCTGCAGGTCGGGATGCCCTACGACCGGTATGTCCGGCTCGAGGCGACCGCCGACACGATCCAGAGTCGTCTCTGGGATCGTGGCTATCCATCGGCGACGGTGCTGCTTGGTCGGCGTGATCTCGATCGGGAGGCGCGAATCGTCGACATCGAGCTGGTGGCTGATCCCGGAGCGCCTGCGGTATTCGGCCCGATTCGGATCGAGGGTACCGAATCGGTCGATTCATCATTTGTCCGGTCGCTGCTTGCTGCGCGACCGGGGCGGACCTTTCGATACGCCGACATCTATCGCAGCCAGCTCAATCTCTATCAGTCGGGTCTCTTTCGCTTCGCGACGGTCGACATCGACACGACACGTTTTACCATGGGCGACCCGGCGGTTCCGCTTACGATTCAGGTTCAGGAGGGGCCCCATTTCCGGGTCCGGTCCGGGCTGGGTATTGCCACGAACGACTGCTTTCGTGCCAACGCCGGGTGGACTGCGCGCAACGTGGGCGGGCGCGGTCGGCAGCTCGATTTCAACGGCTCGGTGTCGAAGCTGGGTGTGGCGCTCGACCCGCTTGCTTCGACGGTCTGCAGCGGCCTGGAAGCCGATACCATCGGATCGAGCAGAGTCAACTACGCCCTCTCGGCGTCGATTCGTCGGCCCGCATTCCTCTCGCCGTCCAACGCGATTACGGGCACGGTATTCGGCGAGCGACGGTCGGAGTACCGGATCTACCTGCGCGACGAAATTGGCACCAGCGTCACGTTCACGCGGGAGAGTCAGCGGGGGGTGCCGTTCTCGCTCACCTATCGACTGGCCTACGGATCGACTCAGGCAACTGCCGTCAGCTTCTGCGCTTTCTTCCTGGCGTGCCGGCAGGATGACATTGCACAGCTCCGGGAGCGACGTCTGGCCGCATCCCTGATCGGCACGGTCAGTCGGCAGCGGGTCAACAACCCCCTCGATCCGACCCGGGGGTCCTTCTATAGTCTCGAGGCAACGGTCAGTTCCCCTCTGGTCGGGTCGAGCCGGTTGTCCGAGTTCACGCGGCTGGTCGGAGAGGCCTCCTGGTATACGCCCCTCGGTCGCGAAGTTGTGCTAGCGGCGCACGTCAAGGCGGGCGCCGCAGTGTCGCCGCGGCTTCGTCTCGGTGCCGGCGAGGGCAGTTTCATTCCGCCCGATCAGCGCTTCTATGCCGGAGGGGCCAATGACGTTCGGGGTTACGACCGGAACGAACTTGGCCCCGTGGTTTACGTCACCTCCGCAGGCAACCTGAATGAGGACGGATCCGTGATCGATGCCGACTCGGTGCAGGTGGCCCCGATCGGTGGAAACACGCTCGCGGTCGGCAACCTGGAGCTGCGTTTGCCATCGCCGTTGCTGGGCGGACGGTTGCGGTGGGCGCTGTTTGTCGATGCCGGTTCGGTCTGGGAGCGGGGCGGCTCGCTCGCGTCGGGGGCTGCCTTCCGGGTGACCCCGGGCATCGGGATTCGTTTCGGCACACCGCTGGGCCCGATGCGTGCCGACATCGCCTATACCAACGCTCCTTACGCAGCTGGTGGTCTCTATTCCCTGCTGGACGAAGAACTGACGCTGGTGCGGAGCGACTACCGAAAGCCCCGGACCGGCAAGTTCAACCTGCAGGTTTCGGTCGGGCAGGCCTTCTGA